A section of the Drosophila subobscura isolate 14011-0131.10 chromosome A, UCBerk_Dsub_1.0, whole genome shotgun sequence genome encodes:
- the LOC117903191 gene encoding cytoplasmic dynein 1 intermediate chain isoform X10: MDRKAELERKKAKLAALREEKDRRRREKEIKDMEEAAGRIGGGAGIDKDQRKDLDEMLSSLGVAPVSEVLSSLSSVNSMTSENSNTQTPDASLQATVNGQNSGGKKQQPLNLSVYNVQATNIPPKETLVYTKQTQTTSTGGHERDGYMEDWWRPRKAHATDYYVLAFDAQGDDEESSLPHLDNGFSSKLPPGFLTHGLPTVKDVAPAITPLEIKKEHEIKKEVNELSEEQKQMIILSEDFQRFVVRAGRVIERALSENVDIYMDYIGAGDSEETNDERSHARLSLNRVFYDERWSKNRCITSMDWSTHFPELVVASYHNNEESLNEPDGVVMVWNTKFKKRTPEDVFHCQSAVMSTCFAKFNPNLILGGTYSGQIVLWDNRVQKRTPIQRTPLSAAAHTHPVYCLQMVGTQNAHNVISISSDGKLCSWSLDMLSQPQDTLELQQRQSKAIAITSMAFPANEINSLVMGSEDGYVYSASRHGLRSGVNEVYERHLGPITGISTHYNQLSPDFGHLFLTSSIDWTIKLWSLKDTKPLYSFEDNSDYVMDVAWSPIHPALFAAVDGSGRLDLWNLNQDTEVPTASIVVGGAPALNRVSWTPSGLHVCIGDEAGKLYVYDVAEHLAQPSRDEWSRFNAHLGELTMNQGDEV, encoded by the exons atggatCGCAAGGCTGAGCTGGAAAGAAAAAAGGCCAAATTGGCGGCCCTGCGCGAGGAGAAGGATCGCCGGCGGAGGGAGAAGGAGATTAAAGACATGGAAGAGGCGGCTGGACGCATTGGCGGCGGCGCTGGCATAGACAAAGATCAGCGAAA AGATCTGGATGAAATGCTTTCATCGCTGGGCGTGGCACCTGTCTCCGAGGTGCTGTCTTCTCTGTCATCGGTCAACTCAATGACGTCGGAAAATTCCAATACACAAACACCCGACGCCAGCCTGCAGGCGACGGTCAATGGTCAAAA CAGTGGCGGCAAGAAGCAACAGCCCTTGAATCTGAGCGTTTACAATGTGCAAGCAACGAACATTCCACCAAAGGAGACGCTGGTCTATACGAAACAAACACAGACGACCAGCACCGGGGGACATGAGCGTGATG GATATATGGAGGATTGGTGGCGTCCACGTAAAG CTCATGCTACGGATTACTATG TGCTTGCATTTGATGCCCAAGGAGATGACGAAGAGAGCTCCCTGCCCCATTTGGACAATGGATTCTCGTCGAAGCTGCCACCCGGCTTTCTCACCCACGGCCTGCCCACGGTGAAGGATGTCGCACCGGCCATCACACCACTCGAGATCAAAAAGGAGCACGAGATCAAGAAGGAGG TCAACGAGCTGTCGGAGGAGCAGAAACAGATGATCATTCTATCGGAGGACTTTCAGAGATTTGTGGTGCGTGCCGGGCGTGTCATTGAGCGGGCCCTGTCGGAGAACGTGGACATCTACATGGACTACATTGGCGCCGGGGACAGCGAGGAGACCAACGATGAGCGCTCACACGCTCGTCTCTCACTGAATCGAGTGTTTTACGATGAGCGATGGTCGAAGAACCGATGCATTACCAGCATGGACTGGTCCACACACTTCCCAGAGCTGGTCGTGGCCTCGTATCACAACAACGAGGAGAGCCTCAATGAGCCGGATGGCGTGGTGATGGTGTGGAATACGAAATTCAAGAAGCGCACACCCGAGGATGTCTTCCATTGCCAGAGCGCCGTGATGTCCACCTGCTTTGCCAAGTTCAATCCAAATCTGATACTCGGCGGCACGTACTCGGGCCAGATTGTTCTGTGGGACAATCGTGTGCAGAAGCGCACGCCCATACAGAGGACGCCGCTCAGTGCGGCGGCGCACACACATCCCGTCTACTGTCTGCAGATGGTGGGCACCCAGAATGCGCACAATGTCATCTCAATATCGTCGGACGGCAAGCTGTGCTCGTGGTCGCTGGACATGCTGTCGCAGCCCCAAGACACCctcgagctgcagcagcgccagtcgAAGGCCATTGCCATCACATCGATGGCATTCCCGGCCAATGAGATCAACAGTCTGGTGATGGGCAGCGAGGATGGCTATGTCTATTCGGCCTCGCGGCATGGCCTGCGTTCGGGCGTTAATGAGGTGTACGAGCGGCATTTGGGGCCCATCACGGGCATCTCAACGCACTACAATCAGTTGTCACCGGACTTTGGCCACCTCTTCCTCACCTCGTCCATTGACTGGACCATCAAGCTGTGGTCCCTCAAG GACACAAAGCCGCTGTACTCGTTCGAGGACAACTCGGACTATGTGATGGACGTCGCCTGGTCGCCCATTCATCCCGCACTTTTCGCTGCTGTCGATGGTAGCGGTCGTCTTGATTTGTGGAATCTCAATCAGGATACCGAAGTACCAACAGCCTCGATTGTCGTTGGCGGTGCGCCGGCGCTCAATCGTGTCTCCTGGACACCGTCCGGACTGCATGTCTGCATCGGTGACGAGGCCGGCAAGTTGTATGTCTATGACGTGGCTGAGCATCTGGCGCAACCGTCGCGGGATGAATGGTCACGATTTAATGCCCATCTCGGCGAGCTAACAATGAACCAGGGCGATGAGGTCTAG
- the LOC117903191 gene encoding cytoplasmic dynein 1 intermediate chain isoform X11 has product MDRKAELERKKAKLAALREEKDRRRREKEIKDMEEAAGRIGGGAGIDKDQRKDLDEMLSSLGVAPVSEVLSSLSSVNSMTSENSNTQTPDASLQATVNGQNSGGKKQQPLNLSVYNVQATNIPPKETLVYTKQTQTTSTGGHERDAHATDYYDEYNLNPGLEWEDEFTGDDEESSLPHLDNGFSSKLPPGFLTHGLPTVKDVAPAITPLEIKKEHEIKKEVNELSEEQKQMIILSEDFQRFVVRAGRVIERALSENVDIYMDYIGAGDSEETNDERSHARLSLNRVFYDERWSKNRCITSMDWSTHFPELVVASYHNNEESLNEPDGVVMVWNTKFKKRTPEDVFHCQSAVMSTCFAKFNPNLILGGTYSGQIVLWDNRVQKRTPIQRTPLSAAAHTHPVYCLQMVGTQNAHNVISISSDGKLCSWSLDMLSQPQDTLELQQRQSKAIAITSMAFPANEINSLVMGSEDGYVYSASRHGLRSGVNEVYERHLGPITGISTHYNQLSPDFGHLFLTSSIDWTIKLWSLKDTKPLYSFEDNSDYVMDVAWSPIHPALFAAVDGSGRLDLWNLNQDTEVPTASIVVGGAPALNRVSWTPSGLHVCIGDEAGKLYVYDVAEHLAQPSRDEWSRFNAHLGELTMNQGDEV; this is encoded by the exons atggatCGCAAGGCTGAGCTGGAAAGAAAAAAGGCCAAATTGGCGGCCCTGCGCGAGGAGAAGGATCGCCGGCGGAGGGAGAAGGAGATTAAAGACATGGAAGAGGCGGCTGGACGCATTGGCGGCGGCGCTGGCATAGACAAAGATCAGCGAAA AGATCTGGATGAAATGCTTTCATCGCTGGGCGTGGCACCTGTCTCCGAGGTGCTGTCTTCTCTGTCATCGGTCAACTCAATGACGTCGGAAAATTCCAATACACAAACACCCGACGCCAGCCTGCAGGCGACGGTCAATGGTCAAAA CAGTGGCGGCAAGAAGCAACAGCCCTTGAATCTGAGCGTTTACAATGTGCAAGCAACGAACATTCCACCAAAGGAGACGCTGGTCTATACGAAACAAACACAGACGACCAGCACCGGGGGACATGAGCGTGATG CTCATGCTACGGATTACTATG ATGAATACAATCTTAATCCGGGTTTAGAGTGGGAGGATGAATTCACAG GAGATGACGAAGAGAGCTCCCTGCCCCATTTGGACAATGGATTCTCGTCGAAGCTGCCACCCGGCTTTCTCACCCACGGCCTGCCCACGGTGAAGGATGTCGCACCGGCCATCACACCACTCGAGATCAAAAAGGAGCACGAGATCAAGAAGGAGG TCAACGAGCTGTCGGAGGAGCAGAAACAGATGATCATTCTATCGGAGGACTTTCAGAGATTTGTGGTGCGTGCCGGGCGTGTCATTGAGCGGGCCCTGTCGGAGAACGTGGACATCTACATGGACTACATTGGCGCCGGGGACAGCGAGGAGACCAACGATGAGCGCTCACACGCTCGTCTCTCACTGAATCGAGTGTTTTACGATGAGCGATGGTCGAAGAACCGATGCATTACCAGCATGGACTGGTCCACACACTTCCCAGAGCTGGTCGTGGCCTCGTATCACAACAACGAGGAGAGCCTCAATGAGCCGGATGGCGTGGTGATGGTGTGGAATACGAAATTCAAGAAGCGCACACCCGAGGATGTCTTCCATTGCCAGAGCGCCGTGATGTCCACCTGCTTTGCCAAGTTCAATCCAAATCTGATACTCGGCGGCACGTACTCGGGCCAGATTGTTCTGTGGGACAATCGTGTGCAGAAGCGCACGCCCATACAGAGGACGCCGCTCAGTGCGGCGGCGCACACACATCCCGTCTACTGTCTGCAGATGGTGGGCACCCAGAATGCGCACAATGTCATCTCAATATCGTCGGACGGCAAGCTGTGCTCGTGGTCGCTGGACATGCTGTCGCAGCCCCAAGACACCctcgagctgcagcagcgccagtcgAAGGCCATTGCCATCACATCGATGGCATTCCCGGCCAATGAGATCAACAGTCTGGTGATGGGCAGCGAGGATGGCTATGTCTATTCGGCCTCGCGGCATGGCCTGCGTTCGGGCGTTAATGAGGTGTACGAGCGGCATTTGGGGCCCATCACGGGCATCTCAACGCACTACAATCAGTTGTCACCGGACTTTGGCCACCTCTTCCTCACCTCGTCCATTGACTGGACCATCAAGCTGTGGTCCCTCAAG GACACAAAGCCGCTGTACTCGTTCGAGGACAACTCGGACTATGTGATGGACGTCGCCTGGTCGCCCATTCATCCCGCACTTTTCGCTGCTGTCGATGGTAGCGGTCGTCTTGATTTGTGGAATCTCAATCAGGATACCGAAGTACCAACAGCCTCGATTGTCGTTGGCGGTGCGCCGGCGCTCAATCGTGTCTCCTGGACACCGTCCGGACTGCATGTCTGCATCGGTGACGAGGCCGGCAAGTTGTATGTCTATGACGTGGCTGAGCATCTGGCGCAACCGTCGCGGGATGAATGGTCACGATTTAATGCCCATCTCGGCGAGCTAACAATGAACCAGGGCGATGAGGTCTAG
- the LOC117903191 gene encoding cytoplasmic dynein 1 intermediate chain isoform X13, translating into MDRKAELERKKAKLAALREEKDRRRREKEIKDMEEAAGRIGGGAGIDKDQRKDLDEMLSSLGVAPVSEVLSSLSSVNSMTSENSNTQTPDASLQATVNGQNSGGKKQQPLNLSVYNVQATNIPPKETLVYTKQTQTTSTGGHERDAHATDYYDEYNLNPGLEWEDEFTDDEESSLPHLDNGFSSKLPPGFLTHGLPTVKDVAPAITPLEIKKEHEIKKEVNELSEEQKQMIILSEDFQRFVVRAGRVIERALSENVDIYMDYIGAGDSEETNDERSHARLSLNRVFYDERWSKNRCITSMDWSTHFPELVVASYHNNEESLNEPDGVVMVWNTKFKKRTPEDVFHCQSAVMSTCFAKFNPNLILGGTYSGQIVLWDNRVQKRTPIQRTPLSAAAHTHPVYCLQMVGTQNAHNVISISSDGKLCSWSLDMLSQPQDTLELQQRQSKAIAITSMAFPANEINSLVMGSEDGYVYSASRHGLRSGVNEVYERHLGPITGISTHYNQLSPDFGHLFLTSSIDWTIKLWSLKDTKPLYSFEDNSDYVMDVAWSPIHPALFAAVDGSGRLDLWNLNQDTEVPTASIVVGGAPALNRVSWTPSGLHVCIGDEAGKLYVYDVAEHLAQPSRDEWSRFNAHLGELTMNQGDEV; encoded by the exons atggatCGCAAGGCTGAGCTGGAAAGAAAAAAGGCCAAATTGGCGGCCCTGCGCGAGGAGAAGGATCGCCGGCGGAGGGAGAAGGAGATTAAAGACATGGAAGAGGCGGCTGGACGCATTGGCGGCGGCGCTGGCATAGACAAAGATCAGCGAAA AGATCTGGATGAAATGCTTTCATCGCTGGGCGTGGCACCTGTCTCCGAGGTGCTGTCTTCTCTGTCATCGGTCAACTCAATGACGTCGGAAAATTCCAATACACAAACACCCGACGCCAGCCTGCAGGCGACGGTCAATGGTCAAAA CAGTGGCGGCAAGAAGCAACAGCCCTTGAATCTGAGCGTTTACAATGTGCAAGCAACGAACATTCCACCAAAGGAGACGCTGGTCTATACGAAACAAACACAGACGACCAGCACCGGGGGACATGAGCGTGATG CTCATGCTACGGATTACTATG ATGAATACAATCTTAATCCGGGTTTAGAGTGGGAGGATGAATTCACAG ATGACGAAGAGAGCTCCCTGCCCCATTTGGACAATGGATTCTCGTCGAAGCTGCCACCCGGCTTTCTCACCCACGGCCTGCCCACGGTGAAGGATGTCGCACCGGCCATCACACCACTCGAGATCAAAAAGGAGCACGAGATCAAGAAGGAGG TCAACGAGCTGTCGGAGGAGCAGAAACAGATGATCATTCTATCGGAGGACTTTCAGAGATTTGTGGTGCGTGCCGGGCGTGTCATTGAGCGGGCCCTGTCGGAGAACGTGGACATCTACATGGACTACATTGGCGCCGGGGACAGCGAGGAGACCAACGATGAGCGCTCACACGCTCGTCTCTCACTGAATCGAGTGTTTTACGATGAGCGATGGTCGAAGAACCGATGCATTACCAGCATGGACTGGTCCACACACTTCCCAGAGCTGGTCGTGGCCTCGTATCACAACAACGAGGAGAGCCTCAATGAGCCGGATGGCGTGGTGATGGTGTGGAATACGAAATTCAAGAAGCGCACACCCGAGGATGTCTTCCATTGCCAGAGCGCCGTGATGTCCACCTGCTTTGCCAAGTTCAATCCAAATCTGATACTCGGCGGCACGTACTCGGGCCAGATTGTTCTGTGGGACAATCGTGTGCAGAAGCGCACGCCCATACAGAGGACGCCGCTCAGTGCGGCGGCGCACACACATCCCGTCTACTGTCTGCAGATGGTGGGCACCCAGAATGCGCACAATGTCATCTCAATATCGTCGGACGGCAAGCTGTGCTCGTGGTCGCTGGACATGCTGTCGCAGCCCCAAGACACCctcgagctgcagcagcgccagtcgAAGGCCATTGCCATCACATCGATGGCATTCCCGGCCAATGAGATCAACAGTCTGGTGATGGGCAGCGAGGATGGCTATGTCTATTCGGCCTCGCGGCATGGCCTGCGTTCGGGCGTTAATGAGGTGTACGAGCGGCATTTGGGGCCCATCACGGGCATCTCAACGCACTACAATCAGTTGTCACCGGACTTTGGCCACCTCTTCCTCACCTCGTCCATTGACTGGACCATCAAGCTGTGGTCCCTCAAG GACACAAAGCCGCTGTACTCGTTCGAGGACAACTCGGACTATGTGATGGACGTCGCCTGGTCGCCCATTCATCCCGCACTTTTCGCTGCTGTCGATGGTAGCGGTCGTCTTGATTTGTGGAATCTCAATCAGGATACCGAAGTACCAACAGCCTCGATTGTCGTTGGCGGTGCGCCGGCGCTCAATCGTGTCTCCTGGACACCGTCCGGACTGCATGTCTGCATCGGTGACGAGGCCGGCAAGTTGTATGTCTATGACGTGGCTGAGCATCTGGCGCAACCGTCGCGGGATGAATGGTCACGATTTAATGCCCATCTCGGCGAGCTAACAATGAACCAGGGCGATGAGGTCTAG
- the LOC117903191 gene encoding cytoplasmic dynein 1 intermediate chain isoform X18 translates to MDRKAELERKKAKLAALREEKDRRRREKEIKDMEEAAGRIGGGAGIDKDQRKDLDEMLSSLGVAPVSEVLSSLSSVNSMTSENSNTQTPDASLQATVNGQNSGGKKQQPLNLSVYNVQATNIPPKETLVYTKQTQTTSTGGHERDAHATDYYVLAFDAQGDDEESSLPHLDNGFSSKLPPGFLTHGLPTVKDVAPAITPLEIKKEHEIKKEVNELSEEQKQMIILSEDFQRFVVRAGRVIERALSENVDIYMDYIGAGDSEETNDERSHARLSLNRVFYDERWSKNRCITSMDWSTHFPELVVASYHNNEESLNEPDGVVMVWNTKFKKRTPEDVFHCQSAVMSTCFAKFNPNLILGGTYSGQIVLWDNRVQKRTPIQRTPLSAAAHTHPVYCLQMVGTQNAHNVISISSDGKLCSWSLDMLSQPQDTLELQQRQSKAIAITSMAFPANEINSLVMGSEDGYVYSASRHGLRSGVNEVYERHLGPITGISTHYNQLSPDFGHLFLTSSIDWTIKLWSLKDTKPLYSFEDNSDYVMDVAWSPIHPALFAAVDGSGRLDLWNLNQDTEVPTASIVVGGAPALNRVSWTPSGLHVCIGDEAGKLYVYDVAEHLAQPSRDEWSRFNAHLGELTMNQGDEV, encoded by the exons atggatCGCAAGGCTGAGCTGGAAAGAAAAAAGGCCAAATTGGCGGCCCTGCGCGAGGAGAAGGATCGCCGGCGGAGGGAGAAGGAGATTAAAGACATGGAAGAGGCGGCTGGACGCATTGGCGGCGGCGCTGGCATAGACAAAGATCAGCGAAA AGATCTGGATGAAATGCTTTCATCGCTGGGCGTGGCACCTGTCTCCGAGGTGCTGTCTTCTCTGTCATCGGTCAACTCAATGACGTCGGAAAATTCCAATACACAAACACCCGACGCCAGCCTGCAGGCGACGGTCAATGGTCAAAA CAGTGGCGGCAAGAAGCAACAGCCCTTGAATCTGAGCGTTTACAATGTGCAAGCAACGAACATTCCACCAAAGGAGACGCTGGTCTATACGAAACAAACACAGACGACCAGCACCGGGGGACATGAGCGTGATG CTCATGCTACGGATTACTATG TGCTTGCATTTGATGCCCAAGGAGATGACGAAGAGAGCTCCCTGCCCCATTTGGACAATGGATTCTCGTCGAAGCTGCCACCCGGCTTTCTCACCCACGGCCTGCCCACGGTGAAGGATGTCGCACCGGCCATCACACCACTCGAGATCAAAAAGGAGCACGAGATCAAGAAGGAGG TCAACGAGCTGTCGGAGGAGCAGAAACAGATGATCATTCTATCGGAGGACTTTCAGAGATTTGTGGTGCGTGCCGGGCGTGTCATTGAGCGGGCCCTGTCGGAGAACGTGGACATCTACATGGACTACATTGGCGCCGGGGACAGCGAGGAGACCAACGATGAGCGCTCACACGCTCGTCTCTCACTGAATCGAGTGTTTTACGATGAGCGATGGTCGAAGAACCGATGCATTACCAGCATGGACTGGTCCACACACTTCCCAGAGCTGGTCGTGGCCTCGTATCACAACAACGAGGAGAGCCTCAATGAGCCGGATGGCGTGGTGATGGTGTGGAATACGAAATTCAAGAAGCGCACACCCGAGGATGTCTTCCATTGCCAGAGCGCCGTGATGTCCACCTGCTTTGCCAAGTTCAATCCAAATCTGATACTCGGCGGCACGTACTCGGGCCAGATTGTTCTGTGGGACAATCGTGTGCAGAAGCGCACGCCCATACAGAGGACGCCGCTCAGTGCGGCGGCGCACACACATCCCGTCTACTGTCTGCAGATGGTGGGCACCCAGAATGCGCACAATGTCATCTCAATATCGTCGGACGGCAAGCTGTGCTCGTGGTCGCTGGACATGCTGTCGCAGCCCCAAGACACCctcgagctgcagcagcgccagtcgAAGGCCATTGCCATCACATCGATGGCATTCCCGGCCAATGAGATCAACAGTCTGGTGATGGGCAGCGAGGATGGCTATGTCTATTCGGCCTCGCGGCATGGCCTGCGTTCGGGCGTTAATGAGGTGTACGAGCGGCATTTGGGGCCCATCACGGGCATCTCAACGCACTACAATCAGTTGTCACCGGACTTTGGCCACCTCTTCCTCACCTCGTCCATTGACTGGACCATCAAGCTGTGGTCCCTCAAG GACACAAAGCCGCTGTACTCGTTCGAGGACAACTCGGACTATGTGATGGACGTCGCCTGGTCGCCCATTCATCCCGCACTTTTCGCTGCTGTCGATGGTAGCGGTCGTCTTGATTTGTGGAATCTCAATCAGGATACCGAAGTACCAACAGCCTCGATTGTCGTTGGCGGTGCGCCGGCGCTCAATCGTGTCTCCTGGACACCGTCCGGACTGCATGTCTGCATCGGTGACGAGGCCGGCAAGTTGTATGTCTATGACGTGGCTGAGCATCTGGCGCAACCGTCGCGGGATGAATGGTCACGATTTAATGCCCATCTCGGCGAGCTAACAATGAACCAGGGCGATGAGGTCTAG
- the LOC117903191 gene encoding cytoplasmic dynein 1 intermediate chain isoform X22: MDRKAELERKKAKLAALREEKDRRRREKEIKDMEEAAGRIGGGAGIDKDQRKDLDEMLSSLGVAPVSEVLSSLSSVNSMTSENSNTQTPDASLQATVNGQNSGGKKQQPLNLSVYNVQATNIPPKETLVYTKQTQTTSTGGHERDAHATDYYGDDEESSLPHLDNGFSSKLPPGFLTHGLPTVKDVAPAITPLEIKKEHEIKKEVNELSEEQKQMIILSEDFQRFVVRAGRVIERALSENVDIYMDYIGAGDSEETNDERSHARLSLNRVFYDERWSKNRCITSMDWSTHFPELVVASYHNNEESLNEPDGVVMVWNTKFKKRTPEDVFHCQSAVMSTCFAKFNPNLILGGTYSGQIVLWDNRVQKRTPIQRTPLSAAAHTHPVYCLQMVGTQNAHNVISISSDGKLCSWSLDMLSQPQDTLELQQRQSKAIAITSMAFPANEINSLVMGSEDGYVYSASRHGLRSGVNEVYERHLGPITGISTHYNQLSPDFGHLFLTSSIDWTIKLWSLKDTKPLYSFEDNSDYVMDVAWSPIHPALFAAVDGSGRLDLWNLNQDTEVPTASIVVGGAPALNRVSWTPSGLHVCIGDEAGKLYVYDVAEHLAQPSRDEWSRFNAHLGELTMNQGDEV; this comes from the exons atggatCGCAAGGCTGAGCTGGAAAGAAAAAAGGCCAAATTGGCGGCCCTGCGCGAGGAGAAGGATCGCCGGCGGAGGGAGAAGGAGATTAAAGACATGGAAGAGGCGGCTGGACGCATTGGCGGCGGCGCTGGCATAGACAAAGATCAGCGAAA AGATCTGGATGAAATGCTTTCATCGCTGGGCGTGGCACCTGTCTCCGAGGTGCTGTCTTCTCTGTCATCGGTCAACTCAATGACGTCGGAAAATTCCAATACACAAACACCCGACGCCAGCCTGCAGGCGACGGTCAATGGTCAAAA CAGTGGCGGCAAGAAGCAACAGCCCTTGAATCTGAGCGTTTACAATGTGCAAGCAACGAACATTCCACCAAAGGAGACGCTGGTCTATACGAAACAAACACAGACGACCAGCACCGGGGGACATGAGCGTGATG CTCATGCTACGGATTACTATG GAGATGACGAAGAGAGCTCCCTGCCCCATTTGGACAATGGATTCTCGTCGAAGCTGCCACCCGGCTTTCTCACCCACGGCCTGCCCACGGTGAAGGATGTCGCACCGGCCATCACACCACTCGAGATCAAAAAGGAGCACGAGATCAAGAAGGAGG TCAACGAGCTGTCGGAGGAGCAGAAACAGATGATCATTCTATCGGAGGACTTTCAGAGATTTGTGGTGCGTGCCGGGCGTGTCATTGAGCGGGCCCTGTCGGAGAACGTGGACATCTACATGGACTACATTGGCGCCGGGGACAGCGAGGAGACCAACGATGAGCGCTCACACGCTCGTCTCTCACTGAATCGAGTGTTTTACGATGAGCGATGGTCGAAGAACCGATGCATTACCAGCATGGACTGGTCCACACACTTCCCAGAGCTGGTCGTGGCCTCGTATCACAACAACGAGGAGAGCCTCAATGAGCCGGATGGCGTGGTGATGGTGTGGAATACGAAATTCAAGAAGCGCACACCCGAGGATGTCTTCCATTGCCAGAGCGCCGTGATGTCCACCTGCTTTGCCAAGTTCAATCCAAATCTGATACTCGGCGGCACGTACTCGGGCCAGATTGTTCTGTGGGACAATCGTGTGCAGAAGCGCACGCCCATACAGAGGACGCCGCTCAGTGCGGCGGCGCACACACATCCCGTCTACTGTCTGCAGATGGTGGGCACCCAGAATGCGCACAATGTCATCTCAATATCGTCGGACGGCAAGCTGTGCTCGTGGTCGCTGGACATGCTGTCGCAGCCCCAAGACACCctcgagctgcagcagcgccagtcgAAGGCCATTGCCATCACATCGATGGCATTCCCGGCCAATGAGATCAACAGTCTGGTGATGGGCAGCGAGGATGGCTATGTCTATTCGGCCTCGCGGCATGGCCTGCGTTCGGGCGTTAATGAGGTGTACGAGCGGCATTTGGGGCCCATCACGGGCATCTCAACGCACTACAATCAGTTGTCACCGGACTTTGGCCACCTCTTCCTCACCTCGTCCATTGACTGGACCATCAAGCTGTGGTCCCTCAAG GACACAAAGCCGCTGTACTCGTTCGAGGACAACTCGGACTATGTGATGGACGTCGCCTGGTCGCCCATTCATCCCGCACTTTTCGCTGCTGTCGATGGTAGCGGTCGTCTTGATTTGTGGAATCTCAATCAGGATACCGAAGTACCAACAGCCTCGATTGTCGTTGGCGGTGCGCCGGCGCTCAATCGTGTCTCCTGGACACCGTCCGGACTGCATGTCTGCATCGGTGACGAGGCCGGCAAGTTGTATGTCTATGACGTGGCTGAGCATCTGGCGCAACCGTCGCGGGATGAATGGTCACGATTTAATGCCCATCTCGGCGAGCTAACAATGAACCAGGGCGATGAGGTCTAG